In Pyrus communis chromosome 8, drPyrComm1.1, whole genome shotgun sequence, one genomic interval encodes:
- the LOC137742549 gene encoding uncharacterized protein, translating into MENGHDWKIVEKFSGLTVSTADPIASSTPTATADNQDSSLLQVMYAMEAAEATIKQQVEDNIRLRAQLEHKILELHRYKLHESMAAQLPPSAREFQDQAHQVAAAGVDSRIERIANHGSSQQSRGESETRETQLGGSEINEGMKVVRVSGTPSACDNASNRISRLSSPSTMRSLSPGRLSTEGDYGNGLMPLTESNNPNSSMLKKDLVVRVHDHDQEIMQLRKHLADYSIKEAQIRNEKYVLEKRIAYMRLAFDQQQQDLVDAASKSLSYRQDIIEENIRLAYAVQDAQQERSTFVSSLLPILSEYSLQPPVPDAQSIVGSVKVLFRYMKEKLLLNESKLTELQYQLTRWRSDTNQQPSKVNVSAPQLSPPPPPQSVAGAALLNVSRNGLEIVAQNQQAYSYIGGSKALATSDAQTTAEWNPHQQSGFGGGVANNVEHNDLVMGNTHHPVPNRTFGAQYVPPTHAVTQGDTQVSRYNEETSNRQVTFRDPVRNTHREMDDQDAEGNHNERDSSNWSAGTSPYASPLNESSSPYPHYLPPVIEEGSSSYSEAADDDPLPAIEGLQISGEAFPGHELQASGYSTNGTTSCNFEWVRHHQDGSVNYIDGAKQPNYLVTADDVDAYLAIEVQPLDNRKRKGAPVKVFANENKKITCDPEMQSQIEKILQKGQASFKIFQFTEYHGIWEPATLAIKRGAYSIKCSGGPSGSGAVVAEKFSSNTIARIPYGSPTEFIILSGSENGGEYLLKTDSESCSRDTAVLTLRLFVHRADKRTTKKGKIGTYFFNKYLQ; encoded by the coding sequence ATGGAGAACGGTCACGATTGGAAAATCGTGGAGAAATTCTCAGGGTTAACGGTTTCCACCGCCGACCCAATTGCTTCTTCTACTCCCACCGCCACCGCAGACAATCAAGACAGCAGCTTGCTTCAGGTTATGTACGCCATGGAAGCTGCGGAGGCCACAATCAAGCAGCAGGTGGAAGACAACATTCGGTTGCGGGCTCAGCTCGAACACAAGATTCTCGAGCTGCACAGGTACAAGCTCCACGAATCCATGGCCGCCCAGTTGCCGCCTTCCGCCCGCGAATTTCAGGACCAAGCTCATCAGGTAGCTGCCGCAGGCGTCGACAGTCGAATCGAGAGGATTGCGAATCACGGTTCGTCACAGCAGAGTCGTGGGGAATCGGAAACAAGAGAGACCCAGTTGGGCGGTAGCGAAATCAATGAAGGAATGAAGGTGGTTCGGGTTTCGGGTACGCCGTCGGCGTGTGATAACGCAAGCAACAGGATATCGAGATTGTCATCGCCGTCTACGATGAGGTCGCTTTCACCAGGCAGGTTGAGCACGGAGGGGGATTACGGAAATGGGTTGATGCCATTGACCGAGTCGAACAACCCTAATAGCAGCATGTTGAAGAAGGATCTGGTTGTTAGGGTTCATGACCACGATCAAGAAATTATGCAATTGCGGAAGCATTTGGCGGATTATTCGATCAAAGAGGCGCAAATTCGGAACGAAAAGTATGTGCTGGAGAAGCGCATTGCTTACATGCGCTTGGCATTTGATCAGCAGCAGCAGGACCTTGTGGATGCTGCATCAAAGTCTCTGTCTTACAGGCAAGACATAATTGAGGAGAACATTCGGCTCGCTTACGCCGTGCAGGATGCGCAGCAGGAGAGATCGACGTTTGTTTCGTCTTTGCTGCCGATTCTGTCTGAGTACTCGTTGCAGCCACCTGTCCCCGATGCGCAATCGATTGTTGGGAGTGTGAAGGTTTTGTTTAGGTATATGAAGGAGAAGTTGCTTCTTAATGAGTCCAAATTGACAGAGTTGCAGTATCAGTTAACGCGTTGGCGATCAGATACAAATCAGCAGCCGAGTAAAGTGAATGTTTCTGCACCGCAGTTatcaccaccgccaccacctcAGTCCGTTGCTGGAGCAGCATTGCTGAATGTAAGCAGAAATGGGCTTGAAATAGTTGCTCAGAATCAGCAAGCATATTCTTACATTGGTGGAAGCAAGGCGCTTGCTACCTCCGATGCGCAGACAACTGCGGAATGGAATCCTCATCAGCAGAGTGGTTTTGGTGGCGGTGTCGCCAACAATGTGGAACACAATGACCTGGTCATGGGGAATACGCATCACCCTGTTCCAAACCGGACTTTTGGAGCCCAATATGTGCCTCCAACTCATGCTGTTACTCAAGGTGATACTCAAGTAAGTCGGTATAATGAAGAAACGAGTAATAGACAGGTGACATTTCGTGATCCTGTCAGGAACACACACAGAGAGATGGATGATCAAGATGCAGAGGGAAACCACAATGAGAGAGACTCGTCCAATTGGAGTGCAGGAACGTCTCCTTACGCATCACCGCTCAATGAATCCAGCTCGCCATATCCCCATTACTTACCGCCAGTTATTGAAGAGGGCTCTTCTTCATACTCAGAAGCTGCAGATGATGATCCATTACCAGCTATCGAGGGCCTCCAAATCTCGGGTGAAGCTTTTCCAGGACACGAGCTTCAAGCATCTGGATACTCCACCAACGGAACAACCAGTTGCAACTTTGAGTGGGTAAGACATCACCAAGACGGATCAGTTAACTACATTGACGGAGCAAAGCAACCGAACTACCTTGTAACTGCTGATGATGTCGATGCATACCTTGCGATCGAAGTCCAGCCTCTGGACAACAGGAAGCGAAAGGGGGCGCCCGTAAAGGTGTTTGCCAACGAGAACAAGAAGATCACTTGTGACCCCGAAATGCAATCACAGATAGAGAAGATTCTTCAAAAGGGCCAAGCCTCGTTCAAAATATTTCAGTTCACCGAGTACCACGGCATATGGGAACCTGCAACACTGGCCATAAAGCGGGGAGCTTACAGCATAAAGTGTAGTGGAGGGCCGAGTGGAAGCGGAGCTGTAGTTGCAGAGAAGTTTTCTTCAAACACAATTGCCAGAATCCCGTATGGAAGTCCAACAGAATTCATAATACTCAGCGGCTCCGAAAACGGAGGTGAGTATCTGTTGAAAACGGACAGTGAGAGCTGTTCTAGAGATACAGCAGTGCTCACATTGAGATTGTTTGTTCATAGGGCAGATAAGAGGActacaaagaaagggaaaatagGGACTTACTTTTTCAACAAGTATTTGCAGTAG